Genomic DNA from Gimesia aquarii:
GTTTGCTGTGAACAGTTTTCACCACTGGTCAGATCCGATAAGGGGACTCAACGAAGTCCTCCGTGTTTTGAAAAACAAGGGACAGCTAATATTGGCTTTGCGTGCCGCTCTACCGCAAAAGCGAATGTTTTCTGCTCCCGGGTTCACTGAACAGCAGATGGAACAGGTCGAACAACGTTTGCAAGCTGCGGGTTTTTCGGAGACCAGACGAGTCGAACGGGAAGCCGGCAGAAATATAGTTTGTTTGATTTCTCAAAAATAATCTCTTTCTCAGTCACACCTCGATCAATGGGTGAGTCTAAAACTCTGTATCACAGAAATAAGACTTTTTTAACCCCCACTTAATCGAGGTGAAACTATGAAATCTGCTACATTAAGCGTCACTATTGCCGCTACTCCTCAGGACGTATTCGACTATGTCTCTGACCTGCAAAATATGCCACTTTGGGCTGTCAATTATTGCCAGGGAGTTCGTCAAGAGGGCGATCGATGGATTGTGACGACCCCGTTTGGCGAAATCGAAACGACTGTTGAAGCCAACGCCGAGTATGGTATTGTGGACTTCCACTCACAAGCTGCAGCTGATGTAGACGTTTTGACGCCTACTCGTGTCGTCGCGAATGGTGAGCAGACCGAGTATATTTTCACTTTTTTTCAAGATCCAGGCATGTCTAATCAAGAATTTCAAGCGGGTCAAAAGAGTTTGCAGGAAGAACTGAATCTTCTCAAGCGACTGGTAGAGGAGAAATCATGAATCTCGATATACTCGTCGAAAAAGCGAGAGCCGGTAGTCGTGAAGCACTCGAACAGGTTGTCGAGGCGATTCAGGATGAGATCTACCGTTTGTCAATTCGCATGCTTTGGCATCCTCACGATGCCGAAGATGCGACGCAGGAGATTCTCATTCGGGTTGTGACAAATCTGAATGCATTTCGTGGCGATTCGGCTTTCAAGACGTGGGTATATCGCATTGCCTCGAATCATTTGCTCACAACGCGCAAGCGGCGCGCGGAACAGAAACCCATCAGCTTTGAGGAGTTCGCCGCTGATCATGCAGAAGGACTTTCCGATGCGCCACCCGACGGGTATACAGAAGCCGAACAAAAGCTCCTGGTCCAGGAAGTCAAAATCGGCTGCACACAGGCGATGTTACTTTGCCTGGACCGAGACCACCGACTGACGTACATTCTCGGCGAGATTCTGGAATTCACCAGCGTTGAGGGAGCAGCCATTTTGGAGATCACTCCAGAGGCATTTCGAAAACGACTCTCCCGCAGTCGAGAGCGAATTCAGCAGTTCATGGAAGGACATTGCGGGTTAGTCAATTCCGGAGCGGCATGCCGGTGTCACAAACGAGTCAAACAAGCAATTAAACTGGAACATGTAGATCCGAACCATCTGCTCTTCCCAAATCATCCGGCTTCCGAGAAGATGGAAATTGCAGATGTTGAACAACATGTCGCTCAACTCGAAGCCCTCCATAAGAGTGCCGCCGTATTTCGCTCGAATCCTGAATTTGACGCACCCGGGAAACTTCTGAAAACGGTTCAATCTCTGTTTGATTCGGATTAGGGGGGCTCTTTTCTATCAAAGTAATCCGTGATAAAGCCGTAAAATAAAATGTTTAATATCAGGCTGTTTCGCTGAACTTCAATCCCTCCTGGGCAGCCCAGCGATTGAGTTTGTCTTGTACTGAATCACTGGCTTCGCAATTGTGTTTACCACTAGCCTGAGAGATGAGTTTCGATTTCGGTAACACTTCGATTGTCAATTTACGTCGTCTACGTTTTCCTTTCTGTATACCCAATGACCAGATTGTGGTTTTGCGGCGGGCACAATCGGATATATAATCCGCCACACAATGGTCCATGATCCGTCCTTCATTATGAAGTTGTCGGGGAGTGAGCAATTCTTCGATAGTCCAGACGGTGCCTTCCTCTTCACACTGAAATGACCCAATATTGCTGCGCTGCCAGGGGAAATCCAGAGGGTTCACATGTGGA
This window encodes:
- a CDS encoding SRPBCC family protein — translated: MKSATLSVTIAATPQDVFDYVSDLQNMPLWAVNYCQGVRQEGDRWIVTTPFGEIETTVEANAEYGIVDFHSQAAADVDVLTPTRVVANGEQTEYIFTFFQDPGMSNQEFQAGQKSLQEELNLLKRLVEEKS
- a CDS encoding RNA polymerase sigma factor, giving the protein MNLDILVEKARAGSREALEQVVEAIQDEIYRLSIRMLWHPHDAEDATQEILIRVVTNLNAFRGDSAFKTWVYRIASNHLLTTRKRRAEQKPISFEEFAADHAEGLSDAPPDGYTEAEQKLLVQEVKIGCTQAMLLCLDRDHRLTYILGEILEFTSVEGAAILEITPEAFRKRLSRSRERIQQFMEGHCGLVNSGAACRCHKRVKQAIKLEHVDPNHLLFPNHPASEKMEIADVEQHVAQLEALHKSAAVFRSNPEFDAPGKLLKTVQSLFDSD